One window from the genome of Glycine soja cultivar W05 chromosome 12, ASM419377v2, whole genome shotgun sequence encodes:
- the LOC114378309 gene encoding COP1-interacting protein 7-like, translating to MDPNTRLDHALFQLTPTRTRCDLVVVGGGVSERLASGLLEPFLSHLKSAKDQISKGGYSITLRPPGGHPHWFTKATLQRFVRFISTPEVLERFVTIEKEIVQIEGSIQSSERSNLVAEAEGSISSADGRVKRSTTSSKMKDESSGTNEDGHEENSRVRLQRVLDNRKAMLCKEQAMAYARALVAGYYPESVDDLICFADAFGASRLREACINFLELCKQKNEDKLWIDEIAAMQAAAQPELPYLRTSGIILAGEDDTSSKLNGIVDASISESTPSHASLDIGQDYSLPASGQTPSTDGRAQISMSWPNHLPQYMHNFQGHPFQQMPPYQGYLYPGMQVPSSYHPGNMQWPPNVEDSNIVHHRDKDYHKSSYKKKKKKHFQAREQSEEDSSTASSDSSYESDSDDHSRQGRKHSSTEHQHKKKHGKKSSRKVVIRNINYITSNGDGEKGSATEGSLSNEEEYINVDSLKQQLEEPVGSFERRNKSSSRHHKKQHSAKHSGKLNGSTNADSNGMKGNNNWDAFQNLLLRDDDSTPDAGEKPMKFQEEYIGSQNFENGRSNEFNHEPDFSKTQAVSNDSFVVTERGFKGEGQNRVDNFKEGKDAPSLMRKSINSGEAMLFSQRIGESGSYSMSNLSGNGLESSLTKCQKEEDWFIINQSGKPGNENQNRDFSMFNGISNSSAATDSFHVEKNKKDIMTDDSFMIQARSSEDQFNSQSAADLSLVSDIVGATEFMNSTQEGSHNKTETLNSHEPDDLFMVLDRDSALEQSPVPWSMEMDYDNISSNEANRKLFEVETDKNHPSNLEGTDTKTPGVKNGKVSSKEAKSKALNASLGKSKSDMTSRSKASPGSKTRVTKSKSEKEEENRKKKEELMIQRQKRIAERSASKKTGTKTSLTSAKKENPKIHPSNEETKKLQKPVIRNSTIERLATARVSQPKVSPSPAKSGPTKKPSLKANGVPLQKTTGTEKKKQAPKEVKSSSHKENEKKTNGEVLVGATNGQDKNEKEVSVALPMKSVPAQSVEPNNSNLGSKDNGELSKTSLEKHTTYWISEREHVHANVGQLHADPSLPNHDCALGGNQSRGEEVSNKLSLLPGDNKPRHITEVITSPTAALPSKPQTVSSVNSKVNQEIDESNTILPQVTEKQISTTPPPDNQVMMPEPVHSRKKWNTVEDNSKPAKGFRKLLFFGRKS from the exons ATGGACCCAAACACTCGTCTTGATCATGCCCTCTTTCAGCTCACTCCAACCAGAACCAG GTGTGAccttgttgttgttggtggAGGTGTGAGTGAAAGGCTTGCTTCTGGGCTGTTAGAACCGTTTCTTTCTCACCTCAAGAGTGCCAAGGATCAGATTTCCAAAGGTGGCTATTCCATCACTCTGCGTCCACCTGGTGGACATCCTCACTGGTTCACCAAAGCCACCCTCCAAAg GTTTGTTAGATTTATAAGCACCCCAGAAGTTCTAGAGAGGTTTGTGACAATAGAAAAGGAGATTGTGCAGATTGAAGGGTCGATTCAGTCAAGTGAGAGGAGCAATTTGGTGGCAGAAGCAGAAG GAAGCATTTCATCTGCTGATGGGCGTGTCAAAAGGTCAACAACTTCCTCTAAG ATGAAAGATGAATCATCTGGAACTaatgaagatggacatgaagAAAACTCCAG GGTTCGCCTTCAACGTGTTCTAGATAATCGTAAAGCTATGCTTTGCAAAGAACAAGCAATGGCCTATGCCCGTGCTTTAGTTGCAGGATATTACCCAGAATCTGTGGATGATCTAATATGTTTTGCTGATGCATTTGGAGCTTCACGTTTAAG GGAAGCATGCATTAATTTCTTAGAGCTGTGCAAACAAAAGAATGAAGACAAGCTCTGGATAGATGAGATAGCAGCCATGCAGGCAGCCGCTCAGCCTGAATTGCCATACTTGAGGACATCTGGAATCATACTTGCTGGTGAAGATGATACAAGCAGTAAACTAAATGGCATAGTTGATGCCTCAATTTCTGAGTCAACGCCAAGTCATGCAAGTTTGGACATAGGCCAAG ATTATAGCTTGCCGGCATCAGGTCAAACACCATCAACAGATGGAAGAGCTCAAATATCAATGTCCTGGCCAAACCATCTACCACAGTACATGCACAACTTTCAGGgtcatccatttcaacaaatgCCCCCATACCAAGGGTACCTCTATCCTGGTATGCAGGTTCCTTCTTCATACCATCCAGGGAATATGCAATGGCCTCCAAATGTGGAAGACTCTAATATTGTTCATCACCGAGACAAGGATTATCATAAATCATcatataagaagaagaagaagaaacatttTCAAGCACGGGAGCAGTCTGAAGAAGATAGCTCAACAGCATCCTCTGACTCTAGTTATGAGAGTGATTCAGATGACCATTCAAGGCAAGGTAGAAAGCACTCTTCAACAGAACATCAGCACAAAAAGAAGCATGGAAAGAAGTCCTCGAGGAAAGTGGTTATACGCAATATAAACTATATAACCTCTAATGGAGATGGTGAAAAAGGTAGTGCCACAGAGGGGAGTTTGTCCAATGAGGAAGAATATATCAATGTAGATTCCCTGAAACAACAGCTAGAGGAACCTGTAGGATCATTCGAGAGAAGAAACAAGTCAAGCTCCCGTCACCATAAGAAACAGCATAGTGCAAAGCACTCTGGCAAGCTAAATGGTTCAACTAATGCTGATTCCAATGGCATGAAAGGCAATAACAACTGGGATGCTTTCCAGAATCTTCTTTTGAGAGATGATGATTCTACTCCTGATGCCGGAGAAAAGCCTATGAAGTTCCAGGAGGAATATATTGGCAGTCAGAATTTTGAGAATGGAAGATCAAATGAATTTAACCACGAACCAGACTTTAGTAAAACTCAAGCAGTTTCAAATGATTCCTTTGTTGTGACAGAGAGGGGATTCAAGGGTGAGGGTCAAAACCGTGTTGATAACTTTAAGGAAGGAAAGGATGCTCCTTCATTAATGAGGAAAAGCATAAACTCAGGTGAGGCGATGTTGTTTTCTCAGAGAATTGGCGAATCAGGTAGCTATTCTATGTCAAATCTGTCGGGCAATGGCCTAGAATCTTCCCTCACTAAATGCCAGAAAGAAGAGGATTGGTTCATTATCAATCAGTCTGGTAAACCAGGAAATGAGAATCAAAACCGAGATTTCAGCATGTTTAATGGCATTTCCAATTCATCGGCAGCTACTGATTCTTTTCATGTAGAGAAGAACAAGAAAGACATTATGACTGATGACTCTTTCATGATTCAAGCTCGATCATCAGAAGATCAATTCAATTCTCAGTCAGCAGCTGATCTAAGTTTGGTTTCAGACATTGTTGGGGCTACTGAATTCATGAACAGCACACAAGAAGGTTCACACAATAAGACTGAaaccttaaattcccatgagcCTGATGATCTCTTCATGGTTCTTGACCGTGATTCTGCTTTAGAGCAAAGTCCGGTACCCTGGAGCATGGAAATGGATTATGATAACATTTCTTCAAATGAAGCTaatagaaagctttttgaagtTGAAACTGATAAAAATCACCCATCTAATCTCGAGGGTACTGATACAAAAACTCCTGGAGTGAAAAATGGGAAAGTTTCAAGTAAAGAGGCAAAGTCTAAGGCTCTAAATGCATCTCTTGGGAAAAGCAAATCTGATATGACGTCAAGAAGCAAAGCATCCCCTGGAAGCAAAACTAGAGTTACAAAGAGCAAATCTGAGAAG GAAGaggaaaatagaaagaaaaaggaggaaCTGATGATTCAGCGGCAGAAAAGAATTGCTGAAAGAAGTGCCTCTAAGAAGACTGGAACTAAGACTTCCTTGACTTCTGCAAAGAAAGAGAATCCTAAGATACATCCATCCAATGAGGAGACCAAGAAATTGCAAAAACCAGTCATCAGGAATTCCACCATTGAACGCCTTGCAACTGCCCGAGTAAGTCAGCCGAAGGTTTCACCAAGTCCAGCAAAATCAGGTCCAACCAAGAAACCATCCTTGAAGGCAAATGGTGTACCTTTGCAGAAGACTACTGGCACAGAAAAGAAGAAGCAGGCCCCAAAAGAAGTCAAATCTTCAAGTCATAAAGaaaacgaaaagaaaacaaatgggGAGGTTCTAGTAGGTGCCACTAATGGCCAggataagaatgaaaaagaagtCTCAGTAGCATTGCCAATGAAGTCTGTCCCTGCACAATCTGTCGAACCGAACAACAGTAATCTTGGTTCGAAAGACAATGGAGAGCTATCCAAGACATCATTAGAGAAACACACAACATATTGGATTTCAGAAAGAGAGCACGTGCACGCAAATGTTGGCCAGCTTCACGCCGATCCATCTTTGCCAAATCATGATTGTGCGTTGGGAGGAAATCAGTCAAGAGGTGAAGAAGTGTCAAACAAGTTATCTTTACTTCCTGGTGATAACAAACCTCGACATATTACTGAGGTGATCACAAGTCCTACAGCTGCATTACCCAGCAAACCCCAAACAGTTTCTTCTGTGAACTCAAAGGTTAATCAAGAAATAGATGAAAGTAATACTATCTTGCCTCAAGTCACTGAGAAACAAATTTCTACTACCCCTCCACCTGATAACCAAGTGATGATGCCAGAACCAGTCCACTCCAGGAAGAAATGGAACACTGTTGAGGACAATTCAAAACCAGCAAAAGGATTTCGTAAGCTTCTATTCTTTGGAAGAAAGAGCTGA